The following proteins are co-located in the Leishmania major strain Friedlin complete genome, chromosome 30 genome:
- the CYC7 gene encoding putative CYC2-like protein, with amino-acid sequence MPLRACVSRTPAQARLVEVVSDYVQHLMDMQASRCAETSLDGHVVPPPNAKYPSHDFFCATHAPAISVKKYTDRLVTYMHCSPEAFVFAVAYLRRLVLSGFPMHLQSIHRLLLTAVLVALKCRDDVYYHMSFYAEVGGVTSKDLRIMEIRFLSDLIRFEGEVSLADYHVVMVDMMRVTERRMITNISGKTEMCNRCGMSAGAFTTSIPGDLGCLHCKGDAFAHSWTSECELFWGPLNSAFSLPSGEV; translated from the coding sequence ATGCCTTTGCGAGCTTGCGTATCCAGGACGCCGGCACAGGCCCGCTTGGTCGAGGTTGTCTCCGATTATGTTCAGCATCTTATGGATATGCAGGCATCTAGGTGTGCTGAGACCTCCCTTGACGGGCATGTGGTCCCCCCACCGAACGCCAAGTACCCTTCCCACGACTTCTTCTGCGCGACTCACGCGCCGGCGATTTCGGTGAAGAAGTACACAGACCGCCTAGTGACGTACATGCACTGCTCACCCGAAGCATTTGTGTTTGCCGTCGCGTACCTGCGGCGGCTGGTGCTGAGCGGATTCCCGATGCATTTGCAGTCTATCCATCGTCTGCTGTTAACAGCCGTCCTGGTGGCCCTCAAGTGTAGAGACGACGTGTACTACCACATGAGCTTCTACGCTGAGGTTGGTGGCGTTACCTCCAAGGACTTGCGCATCATGGAGATCCGGTTTCTCTCCGACCTTATCCGCTTCGAGGGCGAGGTATCCCTAGCAGATTACCATGTCGTCATGGTGGACATGATGCGCGTGACGGAACGGCGCATGATAACGAATATTAGCGGCAAGACGGAGATGTGCAACCGATGCGGCATGTCTGCTGGCGCCTTCACCACCTCGATCCCAGGAGATCTCGGCTGCCTACACTGCAAGGGTGACGCGTTCGCACACTCGTGGACTAGCGAGTGTGAACTGTTTTGGGGCCCGCTAAACTCTGCTTTTTCACTTCCCTCCGGAGAGGTCTGA
- a CDS encoding 40S ribosomal protein S14, with protein MLNVVQATRMSKKQEVKAYGPNVKKGDLVYGVVHIFASFNDTFVHVTDMSGRETYVKVTGGMKVKADRDESSPYAAMMAAQDVVARCKECGINALHVKMRAVGGVRTKSPGPGRPGRPPRARPRRDEDWPHRGCHPDPDRLHPPQGFPPWSPPVRSLRPRVLRTAQQSELTLVTICWFPCVCDLLSFYCREEKKHRPQITEAR; from the coding sequence ATGCTGAATGTTGTGCAGGCTACCAGAATGTCCAAGAAGCAGGAGGTTAAGGCGTACGGCCCGAACGTGAAGAAGGGCGACCTCGTTTACGGCGTCGTGCACATCTTCGCCTCCTTCAATGACACGTTTGTGCACGTGACGGACATGTCCGGCCGCGAAACGTACGTGAAGGTTACCGGTGGCATGAAGGTGAAGGCCGATCGCGATGAGTCTTCCCCCTACGCTGCGATGATGGCCGCCCAGGACGTCGTGGCGCGCTGCAAGGAGTGCGGAATCAACGCCCTGCACGTCAAGATGCGCGCCGTCGGTGGTGTGCGCACCAAGTCCCCTGGCCCTGGGCGCCCAGGCCGCCCTCCGCGCGCTCGCCCGCGCCGGGATGAAGATTGGCCGCATCGAGGATGTCACCCCGATCCCGACCGACTCCACCCGCCGCAAGGGTTCCCGCCGTGGTCGCCGCCTGTAAGGTCCTTGCGACCGCGCGTTTTGCGGACTGCTCAGCAGAGCGAGCTAACGCTGGTGACGATATGCTGGTTTCCCTGTGTTTGTGATTTGTTATCCTTTTATTGtcgcgaagaaaaaaaacaccgACCACAAATAACAGAAGCCCGTTAG
- a CDS encoding putative ATP synthase, epsilon chain, with amino-acid sequence MFRFCGRRLVARTLPLLADYQELPEAFEFMEHKVADKDIHSAYENMETLRLTVTRQDEFLFKETPVKCVTIVGVNGECGVYPGHAYEITQLTPAPLTVEMPDGTVKKFFTSGGFAHINNEGSCDINCVECIPLTELDVDAAEKALAQQQSALNSAHDDKARAVIEIRIGVLESVIQSLKHA; translated from the coding sequence ATGTTCCGCTTCTGTGGCCGTCGCCTGGTGGCGCGTACGCTGCCCCTGCTTGCTGATTACCAAGAGCTGCCGGAGGCATTTGAGTTCATGGAACACAAGGTTGCGGATAAGGATATCCACTCCGCCTACGAGAACATGGAAACGCTGCGCCTCACCGTCACCCGTCAAGACGAGTTCCTCTTCAAGGAGACGCCGGTGAAGTGTGTCACAATCGTGGGCGTCAACGGCGAGTGCGGTGTGTACCCCGGCCACGCGTACGAAATAACGCAGCTCACccccgcgccgctgacggtAGAGATGCCAGATGGCACGGTGAAGAAGTTCTTTACGAGTGGTGGCTTTGCCCACATCAACAACGAAGGTTCTTGCGATATCAACTGCGTGGAGTGCATCCCGCTCACGGAGCTCGACGTCGATGCCGCAGAGAaagcgctcgcgcagcagcaatcGGCTTTGAATAGCGCCCACGATGACAAGGCGAGGGCGGTAATTGAGATTCGGATCGGCGTGCTCGAGTCGGTCATCCAGAGCCTCAAGCACGCGTAA
- a CDS encoding putative serine/threonine-protein kinase, translating into MGKSKKHGKPVKSASKKGSKNDKNKRKAKFIDPTSSVSRDVRETVAALVEEIEREEPVAEEKLQSLKEKKCQEIAEKEGILVKTGMTKEQAHTIANRLKQQQSTTHRSDGEGDVGSDGGDGDGGGTEEDYSDTANEPSREYRKGGYHHVVIGEVYNDRYRVVKKLGWGYFSTVWLVWDYQKERYQAMKIQKSAASYSEAAYDEIKLLSEIMEADPHKNRCCARLNDYFKHTGPNGTHVCMLFDVYGENLLSLMERYEYRGIPLPIVKCIARQVLIGLDHINSIDIIHTDLKPENVLLSTPKHSIISLMKQFRPPPLHQRPKLTERDPKTMTKSQRRRYYKKLAKEERKTFLGEDDGDHKSRGDEHGSNENGDADSEGSKTDPEWEVERFHHVILADFGNSCWTYKQFTDEVQTRQYRCPEVILGEPYSTPIDIWSCACMIFELITGQFLFDPKKGDDYSRDEDHLALMSELLGDLPESMRLGDGKYRSYYYNSKGDLRNIKDLQYWALEDVLHQRHKFTKKKAKEIADFLLPMLEYAPDTRATPAAMLRDHDAFFDIQDDDYAPLCFVDEDSGDEEGSASDEEEEETDSDDSSQSYSSAPSSELKAKRSRQPDSNADRSETFRYWEEHPILNRTYLEERGLTIADIQSVLAGNFLDDAAAHEAAAEVIRLLSEETDRLSNDHGSDGHEADNENMGTDDDDEEGTTQGSDEPERVVVVCKAAPCDDGVDEDDEEATDEEEEGSSDGEE; encoded by the coding sequence ATGGGGAAGTCCAAGAAGCACGGGAAACCAGTGAAAAGCGCTTCAAAGAAGGGAAGCAAGAATGACAAGAACAAGCGCAAGGCCAAGTTCATAGACCCCACGAGCAGCGTAAGTCGCGATGTTCGTGAAACCGTGGCGGCCCTCGTCGAGGAAATCGAGCGCGAGGAGccggtggcggaggagaagctgcagtCTCTTAAAGAGAAGAAGTGCCAGGAGATCGCAGAAAAGGAGGGCATCCTCGTGAAAACCGGCATGACGaaggagcaggcgcacacgatCGCTAACCGACTcaaacagcagcagagcacgacgcaccgcagcgacggcgagggcgacgtggggagcgacggcggcgacggcgacggtggcggcaccgaAGAAGACTACAGTGACACGGCCAACGAGCCCTCTCGGGAGTACCGCAAGGGAGGCTACCACCACGTTGTCATTGGTGAAGTCTATAATGACCGCTACCGCGTCGTCAAGAAGCTGGGCTGGGGCTATTTCTCTACGGTGTGGTTAGTGTGGGACTATCAGAAGGAGCGTTACCAGGCCATGAAGATTCAGAAATCGGCGGCCAGCTACAGCGAGGCCGCCTACGACGAGATCAAGCTGCTCTCGGAGATTATGGAGGCAGACCCGCACAAGAATCGTTGCTGTGCCCGTTTGAATGACTACTTCAAGCACACTGGGCCGAATGGTACACACGTGTGCATGCTCTTTGACGTTTACGGCGAGAACTTGCTCTCCCTGATGGAGCGCTACGAGTACCGCGGCATCCCGCTACCGATTGTCAAGTGCATTGCGCGGCAGGTGCTTATAGGCCTCGACCACATCAACTCTATCGACATCATCCACACAGACCTCAAGCCAGAGAATGTACTCTTATCGACCCCGAAGCATTCTATAATATCGCTGATGAAGCAATTTCGCCCGCCCCCGTTGCATCAGCGCCCAAAGCTGACGGAGCGCGACCCCAAGACCATGACCAAATCACAGCGAAGACGCTACTACAAGAagctggcgaaggaggagcgaAAGACGTTCCTGGGCGAGGACGATGGCGACCACAAATCTAGAGGCGACGAACACGGCAGTAACGAGAACGGAGACGCAGATTCGGAAGGAAGCAAGACCGACCCGGAGTGGGAGGTCGAGCGCTTTCACCATGTCATCCTGGCCGACTTCGGTAATAGCTGCTGGACGTACAAACAGTTCACGGACGaggtgcagacacggcagTATCGCTGCCCCGAGGTTATCCTAGGCGAACCATATTCGACGCCAATCGACATTTGGTCTTGCGCCTGCATGATTTTTGAGCTCATCACCGGCCAGTTCCTCTTCGATCCCAAAAAGGGCGACGACTACTCGCGTGATGAGGATCATCTGGCTCTAATGAGCGAGCTCCTGGGCGACTTGCCGGAGAGCATGCGACTGGGCGACGGCAAGTACCGCAGCTACTACTACAACTCGAAAGGGGACTTGCGCAACATCAAAGATTTACAGTACTGGGCCCTGGAGGACGTGCTCCATCAGCGGCACAAGTTTACCAAGAAAAAGGCTAAGGAGATCGCCGACTTCCTGCTCCCTATGCTAGAGTACGCGCCCGACACCCGCGCTACCCCTGCCGCAATGCTGCGTGACCACGACGCGTTCTTCGATATCCAAGACGACGACTACGCGCCGCTGTGCTTCGTTGATgaggacagcggcgacgaggaagGTTCTGCTtcggacgaggaggaggaggagaccgACAGCGATGACTCTTCACAGTCCTACTCTTCCGCACCTTCCAGCGAGCTGAAGGCGAAGCGCTCCCGCCAGCCGGACAGCAATGCTGACCGCTCCGAGACGTTTCGGTACTGGGAGGAGCATCCCATTCTCAACCGCACTTACCTAGAGGAGCGAGGGTTGACGATTGCCGACATTCAGTCGGTCCTCGCCGGGAACTTCTTAGATGACGCAGCAGCCCATGAGGCTGCCGCGGAGGTGATTCGTCTGCTCTCGGAGGAGACGGACCGGCTCTCGAACGACCACGGCAGCGATGGACACGAGGCGGACAATGAGAACATGGGCACCGACGATGATGACGAAGAGGGGACGACGCAGGGCTCCGACGAACcggagagggtggtggtggtgtgcaaGGCGGCTCCGTGCGACGATGGcgtcgacgaggacgacgaggaagcCACAGatgaagaggaagaggggagtAGCGATGGCGAGGAGTAG